From a single Pararge aegeria chromosome 16, ilParAegt1.1, whole genome shotgun sequence genomic region:
- the LOC120630687 gene encoding probable prefoldin subunit 4: MANSGKGTFQPDSDVHISLEDQQKINKFARLNAKVDDLKDELKIKLNDMKNLEEAVEELGLADDSEKIPYLVGEVFLCQNLEDTLKSLEENKVKKQNEISQLEAKCEELKSQMSELKGHLYGKFGSHINLENEED, from the exons ATGGCTAATTCCGGAAAAGGCACTTTCCAACCG GATTCAGATGTCCACATATCATTGGAAGAccaacaaaaaattaataagtttgCTCGACTAAATGCCAAAGTTGACGACTTGAAGGATGAATTAAAGATAAAACTTAACGATATGAAAAACTTGGAGGAAGCTGTCGAGGAGCTAGGCCTTGCTGATGATTCTGAGAAAATCCCTTATCTAGTAGGAGAAGTGTTTTTATGTCAGAACTTAGAAGACACTCTC aaatcatTAGAAGAAAACAAAGTAAagaaacaaaatgaaataagCCAGTTGGAAGCCAaatgtgaagaattgaagtcACAAATGAGTGAACTCAAAGGGCATTTGTATGGCAAATTTGGCAGTCATATTAACTTGGAGAATGAAgaggattaa
- the LOC120630593 gene encoding acyl-protein thioesterase 1: MEPNPVIISATARQTASLIFLHGLGDTGHGWISTIAAIRGPHVKVICPTASTMPVTLNAGFRMPSWFDLRTLDATAPEDEEGIVRATSLVHGLIADEVKSGIPPNRVLLGGFSQGGALALHAALTYQEPLAGVMSLSCWLPRHSHFPGAVKAPKELPIFQAHGDCDPVVPFKWGQMTASFLKTFMKNVEFTSYQGLTHSSTEAELKDMKAFIERTLPAVK, translated from the exons ATGGAACCGAATCCTGTAATTATTTCTGCTACAGCAAGACAGACAGCATCG cttatatttttacatggtcTCGGAGATACTGG TCATGGTTGGATAAGTACTATCGCTGCTATCAGAGGACCCCATGTTAAGGTGATTTGCCCCACAGCGTCAACTATGCCGGTGACGCTTAACGCGGGCTTTCGTATGCCTTCTTGGTTTGATTTGAGGACATTGGATGCTACAGCCCCAGAGGATGAGGAGGGAATTGTGAGAGCAACAAGTCTTGTACACGGATTAATTGCTGATGAAGTGAAA tcTGGAATTCCTCCCAACCGAGTTTTATTAGGAGGATTCTCGCAAGGTGGAGCTCTGGCTCTGCATGCTGCTCTGACATATCAGGAACCCCTGGCCGGTGTGATGTCACTATCTTGCTGGCTGCCCAGACATTCCCATTTTCCTGGTGCTGTAAAAGCCCCAAAAGAATTACCC ATATTCCAAGCTCATGGTGACTGTGATCCAGTGGTGCCGTTTAAATGGGGACAAATGACGGCCTCATTTTTAAAGACATTCATGAAGAACGTTGAATTTACGTCATACCAAGGATTGACGCATAGTTCTACAGAGGCGGAACTAAAGGACATGAAAGCATTTATAGAGAGAACTTTACCcgctgttaaataa
- the LOC120630416 gene encoding sodium/hydrogen exchanger 8 — protein MQSFKYVFGVGTCIICFLSATYSENDVFKTMNSKSLSDDTFFWNLKASRSKRTTVQNASVTEANLTGPSINTSISALSSSTESANIVYEVGPSNSSILAVVAVNASSSVASNTSEVGPSDAAPLPGKSSAEDEHNSSMAIFFVLCILALGILLIHLMLQTGFSYLPESVVIVFLGALIGMIINLMSIRNIANWRKEEAFSPTAFFLVLLPPIIFESGYNLHKGNFFQNIGSILLFAIVGTAISAFVIGAGIYLLGLAQVVYKLSFVESFAFGSLISAVDPVATVAIFHALDVDPVLNMLVFGESILNDAVAIVLTTAVLDSNDPYMSTTEAILSAINRFWLMFFASAGIGVLFALISALLLKHVDLRKNPSLEFGMMLVFTYAPYVLAEGIHLSGIMAILFCGIVMSHYTHFNLSTVTQVTMQQTMRTLAFIAETCVFAYLGLAIFSFRHRVEPALVVWSIVLCLLGRAANIFPLALLCNKFREHKITKKMMFIMWFSGLRGAISYALSLHLDFSVETRHVIITTTLIIVLFTTLFLGGSTMPLLKFLRANKKVKRSRSLRKQKEVSLSKTKEWGQAIDSEHLSEITEEELEVNYSHATRIKGFVRLDMKYLIPFFTRRFTHQELKDCKSQMTDLTNQWYQAIRISNDHDTDEDESLQPSPLSNSQTSLQRGV, from the exons atgcaaagttttaaatatgtttttggtGTGGGGACCTGTATAATATGTTTTCTAAGTGCAACTTATAGTGAAAATGACGTCTTTAAGACTATGAATAGTAAAAGTTTAAGTGACGACACATTTTTCTGGAATTTAAAAGCTTCAAGGTCAAAACGAACTACTGTCCAAAATGCAAGCGTTACCGAAGCAAATTTAACAGGCCCGAGCATAAACACATCAATATCAGCTTTAAGTTCCTCTACCGAAAGCGCCAATATTGTATATGAAGTTGGCCCTTCCAATTCATCCATATTGGCTGTTGTTGCAGTGAATGCCTCTTCGTCGGTTGCTTCTAATACCTCTGAAGTAGGCCCTTCAGACGCGGCCCCACTTCCTGGGAAGAGTTCAGCTGAAGATGAGCATAATAGCTCAATGGCTATATTCTTTGTGCTTTGCATATTGGCCCTTGGTATACTCTTGATACATCTGATGTTACAAACAGGTTTTTCTTATCTACCTGAAAGTGTTGTTATAGTATTTCTTGGGGCATTAATAGGTATGATTATTAATCTCATGTCAATAAGAAACATAGCAAATTGGAGGAAAGAGGAAGCATTTTCTCCAACTGCGTTCTTTCTTGTCCTACTACCTCCAATTATTTTTGAATCAGGGTATAATCTCCATAAAGGAAACTTCTTTCAAAATATTGGATCTATTTTACTGTTTGCCATTGTTGGGACGGCTATATCTGCATTTGTAATTGGTGctggaatttatttattgggcCTCGCTCAGgttgtttataaattaagttttgttgAATCATTTGCTTTTGGTTCACTGATTTCTGCCGTTGATCCAGTAGCTACAGTGGCTATTTTCCATGCTCTTGATGTGGACCCAGTTTTAAACATGTTAGTGTTTGGTGAGAGTATCCTGAATGATGCTGTTGCCATAGTTCTGACCACAGCAGTTCTAGATTCCAATGATCCTTATATGTCTACCACTGAAGCTATTTTATCAGCTATTAACCGTTTTTGGTTGATGTTCTTTGCTTCTGCTGGTATTGGAGTTCTATTTGCTCTAATAAGTGCACTTCTATTAAAACATGTAGACCTCCGGAAGAATCCCTCTTTAGAGTTTGGTATGATGTTGGTGTTTACTTATGCGCCATATGTACTTGCTGAAGGAATACACCTATCTG GTATAATGGCTATACTGTTCTGTGGAATTGTAATGTCTCATTACACACATTTCAATCTATCAACCGTAACTCAAGTTACCATGCAGCAAACTATGAGGACACTTGCATTTATAGCTGAGACTTGTGTATTTGCTTACTTAGGATTAGCAATTTTCAg tttcCGACACCGCGTAGAACCTGCGTTGGTAGTTTGGAGTATAGTACTGTGTTTACTTGGAAGGGCTGCAAATATATTCCCTCTCGCTTTACTTTGCAATAAGTTCCGGGAGCATAAGATCACTAAGAAAATGATGTTTATCATGTGGTTTAGTG gaTTACGAGGTGCGATTTCTTACGCATTATCACTCCATCTAGACTTTTCAGTGGAGACCCGTCACGTGATTATAACAACAACACTGATCATCGTTTTGTTTACTACATTGTTTCTTGGAGGTTCCACTATGCCTTTATTAAAATTCTTGAGG GCCAACAAGAAGGTGAAGCGTTCAAGGTCGTTACGCAAACAGAAGGAAGTGAGCTTGTCAAAAACAAAGGAGTGGGGGCAGGCCATTGATTCGGAACACTTGTCAGAAATAACTGAAGAGGAACTCGAG GTTAATTACTCACACGCAACGAGGATCAAAGGATTCGTAAGGCTCGATATGAAGTATTTGATACCGTTCTTCACAAGAAGATTTACACACCag GAATTGAAGGATTGTAAGAGCCAAATGACCGATCTCACAAATCAGTGGTACCAGGCCATACGCATATCGAACGACCACGACACGGACGAAGATGAGAGCCTACAGCCCAGTCCGTTGTCCAACTCGCAAACAAGTCTACAGAGAGGCGTATAA